The following are from one region of the Salvia splendens isolate huo1 chromosome 2, SspV2, whole genome shotgun sequence genome:
- the LOC121767998 gene encoding fatty acyl-CoA reductase 3-like, with product MEESKIIQHFEGKTILITGSTGFLAKILLEKILRLQPNVNKLYLLMRASPKISVQQRLEEEVVGTELFRVLRKERGQDFDSIISSKVVAISGDVGYENLGIVDVQLRQQMWREIDVIVNSAATTKFDERYDIAYGINSLGAMHVQDFGTKCSKLEMLLHVSTAYVHGTKVGLMQEKPFRMGETLPGAKIPYLDIEAEKSVIQERLRFLQSQKLPEKEITRAMKDFGIQRAMLHGWPNTYVFTKAMGEMLLERSNKNCNVVIIRPTIITTTFKDPFHGWIEGLRTLDSIFVAYGKGKIKFFVGDPESVIDLVPGDMVVNCMIAAIASHSNPIDEKEGTRVYQIGSSRRNPVKYDELRWLMHRYLINNPLSDSCGKPIKIGPPIIMNTMASFHNYISFHYLPFVQMLGLANMICCNLFESSYTNAKRRISHAMRLADLYKPYLFSQSIFDDSNTETLRIRMRGSKIDTELFNFDPKCIMWDDYILNTHFLGIAKYVLNC from the exons atggaagaaagtaaaattaTCCAACATTTTGAGGGCAAGACCATTTTAATCACTGGCTCCACTGGCTTTCTAGCAAAGA TACTTCTAGAGAAGATTCTTCGGTTGCAACCTAATGTGAATAAATTATATCTTCTAATGAGAGCGAGCCCTAAAATATCTGTCCAGCAACGTTTGGAAGAAGAG GTTGTGGGAACGGAGCTCTTCCGAGTTCTAAGAAAAGAACGTGGGCAAGATTTCGACTCAATAATATCCTCAAAAGTTGTTGCAATATCAGGCGACGTTGGTTATGAAAATTTAGGTATCGTTGATGTGCAACTTCGACAGCAAATGTGGCGAGAAATTGATGTGATTGTCAACTCAGCCGCAACTACCAAATTTGACGAGAG GTACGATATAGCATATGGAATTAATTCGTTGGGGGCCATGCATGTTCAAGACTTTGGCACTAAATGTTCGAAATTAGAGATGCTTCTTCACGTCTCCACGG CTTATGTGCATGGCACTAAGGTGGGACTGATGCAAGAAAAGCCTTTTCGAATGGGTGAAACACTTCCTGGCGCCAAAATTCCGTATTTAGATATAGAAGCTGAGAAGTCTGTAATTCAGGAAAGATTAAGGTTTCTCCAATCGCAGAAGCTGCCTGAAAAAGAAATCACTCGAGCTATGAAGGATTTTGGCATCCAAAG AGCTATGTTGCACGGGTGGCCTAATACATACGTATTCACAAAGGCAATGGGTGAAATGCTGTTGGAGAGATCTAACAAGAACTGCAATGTCGTTATAATTCGTCCCACTATTATTACAACTACTTTCAAAGATCCATTTCATGGTTGGATCGAAGGTCTAAG AACTTTGGACAGCATCTTTGTTGCATATGGTAAAGGGAAGATCAAATTCTTCGTAGGTGATCCAGAGTCGGTAATTGATTTG gTACCAGGTGACATGGTGGTAAACTGCATGATTGCAGCAATTGCATCACATTCAAATCCAATTGATGAAAAGGAGGGTACAAGAGTATACCAAATAGGTTCTTCGAGGCGTAATCCAGTGAAATACGATGAGCTTAGGTGGTTAATGCAtcgttatttaattaataatccACTGAGTGATAGCTGCGGGAAACCTATCAAAATTGGTCCCCCAATTATTATGAATACAATGGCCAGCTTTCACAACTATATTTCTTTCCACTATTTGCCATTTGTACAG ATGCTTGGACTGGCAAACATGATATGTTGCAACCTTTTTGAAAGTTCATACACCAATGCAAAACGAAGAATCAGTCATGCCATGCGACTAGCTGATCTATACAAGCCTTATTTGTTTTCACAatcaat CTTTGATGACAGTAACACTGAGACTTTACGAATTAGAATGAGAGGAAGCAAAATCGACACAGAGTTGTTCAACTTTGATCCCAAATGCATTATGTGGGATGACTACATTTTGAACACTCATTTTCTAGGAATAGCTAAATATGTCTTGAACTGCTAG